A section of the Petrimonas sulfuriphila genome encodes:
- a CDS encoding class I SAM-dependent methyltransferase produces MQKRHRNRKQYFKELAQTCEKYFLPFIEHHKEIIPELNILEIGCGEGGNLQPFSKRGCKVTGIDISDVRIEEGRQFFQEEGLQGNFLYQDIFTTSFEEKFDIIIIHDVIEHVLDKKRLLTIATSLLKSNGLIYVGFPPWQMPFGGHQQICHNKIISSLPFIHLLPEKAYKILLEKTGVNQRTITELIEIKDCRTTIEHFKKLVKEIGLTQVDEAYYFINPHYESKFGLTPRKTFSLFSAIPVWRNFFTTSYFAILNKKNQD; encoded by the coding sequence ATGCAAAAACGACATAGAAACCGAAAACAATACTTTAAAGAGCTAGCACAAACATGCGAAAAATATTTTCTCCCATTTATAGAACATCATAAAGAAATTATTCCGGAACTCAATATTTTAGAAATTGGATGTGGAGAAGGTGGCAATTTGCAACCGTTTTCAAAGCGAGGATGTAAAGTAACCGGGATTGATATTTCCGATGTAAGAATTGAAGAGGGAAGACAATTTTTTCAGGAAGAAGGACTGCAAGGCAATTTCCTATACCAAGATATTTTTACAACAAGTTTTGAAGAAAAATTTGATATCATCATTATTCACGATGTTATTGAGCACGTGCTTGACAAGAAACGATTACTGACAATAGCCACATCTCTCTTAAAAAGTAATGGATTAATTTATGTTGGTTTTCCGCCGTGGCAAATGCCATTTGGCGGACATCAACAAATTTGCCACAATAAAATAATATCTTCTTTACCGTTTATTCATCTTTTGCCTGAAAAAGCATATAAAATATTATTGGAGAAAACAGGGGTAAATCAGCGTACAATAACCGAATTGATAGAGATAAAAGATTGCAGGACAACAATTGAACACTTTAAAAAGCTCGTCAAAGAAATCGGATTAACACAGGTAGACGAAGCTTATTATTTTATTAATCCACACTATGAGAGCAAGTTTGGATTAACACCTCGCAAAACCTTTTCATTATTTTCGGCTATTCCTGTTTGGAGAAACTTTTTTACCACATCGTATTTTGCTATTTTGAATAAGAAAAATCAAGATTAA
- a CDS encoding IS5 family transposase: MIRYKSSRQLSISEFKMPFEAKLDENNRWVVLSKIVPWEEFARLYYKNFKSNRGAPTKDARLVLGVIIIKHIMKTDDRGVIEMIQENPYMQYFLGLEAFTHEQVMTPSLLVSIRKRIDLDVFESLTDDLIRKGLKLKAGANQEVVDKEATDEEDDNDDDPDPHPGNKGKLQMDATVCDADIKYPTDLDLLNESRQKAEELIDELCLKLGIKDKPRTYRRVARKDFLNVSKMKRKPANVLRKAIRKQINYLKRDVRTINEMLDTIKDEPVPFDRRQLKYFFVIQHLLEQQESMYKKKSHQVEDRIVSIHQPHVRPIVRGKAKAKTEFGAKINISLLDGYARVDHFDWDAFNEGQDLQAQVERFRELTGKYPELVQVDKIYLTRENRRFLKEKGIRYTGEPLGRKPVKEIKSRYQKRKERREAAERNQVEGKFGQGKRGYGLNDIRARLATTSNSWIGAIIFVMNLIRHMRDIPLSYFVSFLSKLMKVRNINIYPLGPQMKLCA; the protein is encoded by the coding sequence ATGATACGATACAAGAGCTCCAGACAGCTTTCAATTTCCGAGTTCAAGATGCCCTTCGAGGCAAAACTGGATGAGAATAACCGGTGGGTTGTTCTTTCAAAAATAGTTCCTTGGGAAGAGTTCGCCCGGCTTTATTACAAGAACTTCAAAAGCAACCGTGGTGCCCCCACCAAGGATGCCAGGCTTGTGCTGGGAGTAATCATCATAAAGCACATCATGAAGACAGACGATCGCGGGGTGATAGAGATGATCCAGGAAAATCCCTACATGCAGTATTTTCTTGGGCTCGAAGCTTTCACCCATGAACAGGTGATGACACCATCACTGCTGGTATCCATCAGGAAACGAATCGATCTGGACGTCTTTGAATCATTGACGGACGACTTGATAAGAAAAGGGTTGAAGCTGAAAGCCGGGGCAAATCAAGAAGTGGTTGACAAGGAAGCGACGGATGAGGAAGATGATAATGATGACGATCCCGATCCGCATCCCGGGAACAAGGGGAAACTTCAAATGGATGCTACAGTCTGTGATGCGGATATCAAATACCCCACCGATCTGGATCTGCTGAACGAGAGTCGTCAAAAGGCCGAGGAGTTGATTGATGAGTTGTGTTTAAAACTGGGTATTAAAGATAAACCCCGTACATACAGAAGGGTTGCACGCAAGGATTTTTTGAATGTATCGAAGATGAAGAGAAAACCTGCCAACGTTTTACGAAAGGCGATACGCAAGCAAATCAACTATCTGAAACGGGATGTACGAACTATCAATGAGATGCTGGACACCATAAAGGATGAACCGGTTCCTTTTGACAGGCGGCAACTGAAATATTTTTTTGTTATCCAGCATCTGCTGGAACAACAGGAGAGCATGTACAAGAAGAAGAGCCATCAAGTAGAAGATCGCATCGTGAGCATTCATCAGCCGCATGTACGTCCCATCGTGCGTGGCAAGGCCAAGGCCAAGACGGAGTTTGGCGCCAAGATCAACATCAGCCTGCTGGATGGATATGCCAGGGTGGATCATTTTGACTGGGATGCCTTTAACGAGGGGCAGGATCTTCAGGCACAGGTCGAACGCTTTAGGGAACTGACAGGGAAATACCCGGAGCTGGTTCAGGTGGACAAGATATATCTTACCCGGGAGAACAGACGGTTTTTGAAAGAGAAAGGAATCCGCTACACCGGGGAGCCACTGGGACGAAAACCGGTAAAAGAGATAAAGAGCAGATACCAAAAACGTAAAGAGCGACGAGAAGCGGCGGAACGCAATCAGGTTGAAGGGAAGTTTGGTCAGGGCAAGCGTGGATATGGTTTAAATGATATCCGCGCCAGATTGGCCACGACATCAAACAGTTGGATAGGGGCTATCATTTTTGTGATGAACCTGATCCGACATATGAGGGATATTCCCCTGTCTTATTTTGTCTCGTTTCTATCGAAACTGATGAAAGTGAGAAATATAAACATTTATCCACTCGGGCCACAAATGAAATTGTGTGCCTGA
- a CDS encoding tail fiber domain-containing protein — MQQTLFNKIGLSIVLIVLSAFLFSKAQSQIRYASDGKLTIGNTQPYEFYGQTVEGSGMYFKSLTNRFLQLDVSPSSPRIAGTGNQVVFYNTKTSTFNSIQVANVYNYSDAKAKTNIRPSMYGLNVISQLRPVTYQFAGEKEMGRSSNLEIGLLAQEVEKILPNIVYTDDEGKKLINYIALIPVLIESVKTLQAEVNELKKSAK, encoded by the coding sequence ATTCAGCAGACCCTATTTAACAAAATTGGTTTAAGCATCGTGCTTATTGTTCTTTCTGCTTTTTTGTTCTCAAAAGCACAATCCCAGATCAGATACGCCTCTGATGGGAAATTGACTATCGGAAACACTCAACCTTATGAATTTTATGGACAAACAGTTGAGGGAAGTGGAATGTATTTTAAGTCTCTCACAAACAGATTCTTGCAACTTGATGTTTCTCCGTCTAGTCCGAGAATAGCTGGAACAGGAAATCAAGTCGTTTTTTATAACACTAAAACTAGCACATTCAACAGTATTCAAGTGGCAAATGTGTATAACTATTCTGATGCTAAAGCTAAAACAAACATTCGCCCTTCGATGTATGGTTTAAACGTAATTAGCCAACTGCGCCCTGTAACTTATCAGTTTGCGGGCGAAAAAGAAATGGGGCGAAGCAGTAATTTAGAAATTGGATTGCTCGCCCAAGAGGTTGAAAAAATCTTGCCAAACATTGTATATACAGATGATGAAGGCAAAAAACTAATAAACTACATTGCTTTAATTCCGGTGTTGATTGAATCTGTGAAAACACTTCAAGCAGAAGTAAACGAATTAAAGAAATCCGCTAAATAG
- a CDS encoding S8 family serine peptidase: MRYIKFIVSVLFFMSLTFVGCSDEQVLDNETIEETNISSTRAVEITDYYWYQGKKIGLNKNERKKFILFRQEDVMKLNANFANFKFTDSPSEVKISPKVKNSKATTLGSSLMWASIETSESLMKYSEILYEAPYFTTKDGYELGLSHLFYVKLKAEEDIDILTEMATKFNVEIIGNNEYMPLWYTLGCTKMSNGNALEMANIFYETNLFAEVHPDLMTPIITSCVNDTHFNSQWNLLNTGQNNGTLGFDIRYCGTRSITSGSNGIIVAVIDHGIQLNHPDLNIHPISYDTETGTSPSIVRGNHGTACGGIIGAVSNNNLGVAGIASNSPLMSISNNLISAPDYNQKVADGFNFARTNGASVISNSWFSPTPQAILTDAIQNAISNGRNGRGCVVVFATGNDNSAVRYPANAIPDIIAVGAMSPCGERKSPTSCDGESWWGSNFGTTLDIVAPGVFIPTTDRTGSAGYSSGDYFLTFNGTSSACPHVAATAALILSENPLLTQRQVADIIESTAQKVGNYSYSSTSGRPNGTWNQEVGYGLLNTFAAVAKVKSETLSFSNQSIYSNLFAGKWNVVANNVSVSNNAHLTLNFGEQITINPPFTVNIGSQLSIYR, from the coding sequence ATGAGATATATAAAATTTATCGTTTCTGTGTTGTTCTTCATGTCTTTGACCTTTGTTGGTTGTTCTGATGAACAAGTCTTAGATAATGAGACAATTGAAGAAACGAACATTAGTAGTACCCGAGCGGTAGAAATTACCGACTATTATTGGTATCAAGGCAAAAAAATCGGGTTGAATAAGAACGAAAGGAAAAAATTCATCCTTTTTAGGCAAGAAGATGTTATGAAGTTGAACGCGAATTTTGCTAATTTTAAATTTACCGATTCGCCTTCCGAAGTTAAAATCTCTCCCAAAGTGAAAAACTCAAAAGCAACAACTTTGGGCTCATCCTTAATGTGGGCAAGCATTGAAACTTCCGAATCTCTTATGAAATATAGTGAAATTCTTTATGAAGCTCCTTATTTTACAACCAAGGATGGATATGAATTAGGACTGAGTCATTTGTTCTATGTAAAATTGAAAGCCGAAGAAGATATAGATATACTTACAGAAATGGCAACCAAATTCAACGTTGAAATCATTGGAAACAATGAATATATGCCGCTATGGTATACACTAGGATGCACAAAAATGTCGAATGGAAATGCTTTGGAAATGGCAAATATTTTTTATGAGACTAATTTGTTTGCAGAAGTACATCCGGACTTGATGACACCAATCATTACAAGTTGTGTTAATGATACGCACTTTAATAGTCAATGGAACTTGTTGAATACAGGACAAAATAACGGAACTTTAGGCTTTGATATAAGATATTGTGGCACCAGAAGTATCACAAGCGGTTCAAATGGAATTATTGTTGCAGTAATTGACCACGGAATTCAGTTAAATCATCCGGATTTGAATATCCACCCGATAAGCTATGACACAGAAACAGGAACATCGCCAAGTATCGTAAGAGGAAATCATGGTACTGCTTGTGGAGGTATAATAGGAGCAGTATCGAATAATAATCTTGGTGTTGCAGGCATAGCATCTAATTCGCCATTAATGTCTATAAGCAATAATTTAATTTCTGCTCCCGACTACAATCAGAAAGTTGCAGATGGATTTAATTTTGCTAGGACTAATGGCGCTTCTGTTATTTCCAATTCTTGGTTTTCACCAACTCCACAGGCTATACTAACGGATGCTATTCAAAATGCAATATCAAATGGTAGAAATGGCAGAGGGTGTGTTGTAGTTTTTGCGACAGGTAATGATAATTCAGCTGTAAGATATCCAGCCAATGCAATCCCAGATATCATTGCTGTTGGGGCAATGAGTCCTTGTGGAGAAAGAAAAAGTCCAACTTCCTGTGATGGCGAAAGCTGGTGGGGAAGTAACTTTGGAACAACGCTAGATATTGTCGCACCGGGGGTATTTATTCCAACTACAGACAGAACAGGAAGTGCGGGATACAGTTCAGGAGACTATTTCTTGACTTTTAATGGAACATCCTCCGCATGTCCTCATGTTGCTGCGACTGCTGCATTAATTTTATCAGAAAACCCATTGTTGACACAAAGGCAAGTTGCTGACATTATTGAGAGTACTGCACAAAAAGTTGGTAATTATAGCTATTCATCAACAAGCGGAAGACCAAATGGCACTTGGAATCAAGAAGTGGGATATGGTTTGTTGAATACTTTCGCGGCTGTAGCAAAGGTAAAAAGTGAAACTCTTAGTTTTTCAAACCAAAGTATTTATTCAAATTTATTTGCTGGTAAGTGGAATGTAGTTGCAAATAATGTAAGTGTGTCAAATAATGCACACTTGACCTTGAATTTTGGAGAACAGATAACTATCAATCCACCGTTTACGGTAAATATCGGTTCGCAACTAAGTATTTATCGATAA
- a CDS encoding DUF1016 family protein, translated as MEQSISINYADVVRQIKNAILQSRYRAAKLANREMLSLYFGIGKFISENSRNHFWGTGAIESISERLQQELPGLRGFSPANIKRMRQFYEEWQPYLITENHIQSIRPMLSDEIQIDLLAANRPTVSDDLEMDTWNSFLSVGFSHHYEIIIKTKTLEERFFYIGKCATEFWNYRVLQNNLKSNLFAKQGKLPNNFAITISDADLRRKALLSFKDEYLLDYINIESPDDEVDERVLESEIVLNIKNFIMSLGKDFAFIGNQHRFIVEDREYFVDLLFFNRQLQCLVAIDLKRGEFKPEYLGKMNFYLSALDDLVRLPHENRSIGIILCKSKKEKIVEYALRDTSKPMGVATYKLATELPEKYRGVLPDAEELRRLM; from the coding sequence ATGGAACAAAGTATATCCATAAATTATGCTGACGTCGTTCGGCAAATAAAAAATGCGATTTTACAAAGTCGTTATAGGGCTGCAAAATTAGCTAATCGTGAAATGCTTTCGCTCTATTTCGGTATCGGGAAATTTATTTCCGAAAATAGCCGGAACCACTTTTGGGGAACCGGCGCCATTGAAAGTATTTCAGAAAGACTTCAACAGGAATTGCCCGGATTGAGAGGGTTTTCGCCCGCAAATATCAAACGCATGAGACAATTTTATGAAGAATGGCAACCATACTTAATCACTGAAAATCACATACAATCAATTCGTCCGATGCTGTCGGACGAAATTCAGATTGATTTGTTGGCCGCAAATCGTCCGACAGTGTCGGACGATTTAGAGATGGATACGTGGAATAGTTTTTTATCTGTTGGGTTCTCACATCATTATGAGATAATTATCAAAACCAAAACGTTAGAAGAACGCTTTTTTTACATTGGAAAATGTGCAACTGAATTTTGGAATTATAGGGTTTTACAAAACAATCTAAAATCAAATCTTTTTGCAAAACAAGGAAAACTTCCCAACAATTTTGCCATAACCATTTCCGATGCCGACTTGCGTCGGAAAGCACTCCTTTCGTTTAAAGATGAATATTTGTTGGATTACATCAATATTGAATCGCCCGACGACGAGGTGGATGAACGCGTACTCGAAAGTGAAATCGTGCTGAATATCAAAAACTTTATTATGTCGTTGGGAAAGGATTTTGCCTTTATCGGTAATCAGCATCGCTTTATTGTCGAAGACAGAGAATATTTTGTCGATTTACTTTTCTTCAATCGCCAATTGCAATGTTTGGTAGCGATTGACTTAAAACGGGGGGAATTTAAACCTGAATATCTCGGGAAAATGAATTTCTATCTTTCCGCCCTTGATGATTTGGTTCGGTTGCCGCACGAGAACCGTTCCATCGGCATTATTCTTTGCAAATCGAAGAAAGAAAAAATTGTGGAGTATGCTCTCAGAGATACATCTAAACCGATGGGTGTTGCCACTTACAAATTGGCAACGGAATTGCCGGAGAAATATCGGGGTGTTTTACCAGATGCGGAGGAGTTGAGAAGGTTGATGTGA
- a CDS encoding site-specific integrase → MAKLDGKSTDNPKLMQKELKNGTYSLYLEYYMGYVKTVNEDTGEEMVRKSRKKESLNLYLLKNPRTPIERQTNKETLELAKQIRYEKEQQMKDAATGYRLPTFKKVNIFDCMDAYYENYTKGDKRMIKAAIKRFKDFIALEYPLYKERISGEQIDKAMIVKFVEYLKSISKGEGALTHYKRFKKIIKHLVEEDYIRKNPCLNVQCKGDEAALTKDVLSIKEIEQLIRTTYPQQNMDVRRAFIFCLYTGIRHCDVKGLRYSNVDFSNKLLTFNQKKAQGQSSKSWVNTPLNDGLLQLIGKPEVNEEGVQIDSKIFNLPSQSMCLRSLKYWVKRAKIQKHITWHCARHSFAVNILNNGANIKTVASLLGHSGLQHTEKYTRAVDELKQKAIDSLPELKI, encoded by the coding sequence ATGGCAAAACTTGACGGAAAAAGCACCGACAACCCTAAGCTTATGCAGAAAGAGCTTAAAAATGGAACGTACAGTTTGTATCTCGAATATTATATGGGATATGTAAAAACCGTAAATGAGGATACCGGCGAAGAAATGGTGAGAAAAAGTCGAAAAAAGGAGTCGTTAAATCTGTATTTATTGAAAAACCCACGAACACCTATCGAACGCCAAACAAACAAAGAAACATTAGAGTTGGCAAAACAGATTCGCTATGAAAAAGAACAGCAGATGAAAGATGCTGCAACCGGCTATCGACTACCAACTTTCAAAAAAGTAAACATCTTCGATTGTATGGATGCTTATTATGAAAACTACACCAAAGGCGATAAGCGAATGATAAAGGCAGCCATAAAACGCTTCAAGGATTTTATCGCGTTAGAATATCCATTATACAAAGAGCGAATAAGTGGTGAGCAAATCGACAAGGCGATGATTGTAAAGTTTGTTGAATATTTAAAAAGTATTAGTAAAGGAGAAGGTGCTCTCACTCACTACAAGCGATTTAAGAAAATCATCAAACATCTCGTCGAAGAAGATTACATACGTAAAAATCCGTGCTTAAACGTTCAGTGCAAAGGTGACGAAGCTGCCCTCACAAAAGATGTGTTGAGTATTAAGGAAATTGAGCAACTTATAAGGACAACCTATCCGCAACAAAATATGGACGTTAGACGAGCTTTTATTTTTTGTCTTTACACCGGAATTAGGCATTGCGATGTAAAAGGCTTACGGTATTCTAATGTCGATTTTTCTAACAAATTACTTACTTTTAATCAGAAAAAAGCACAGGGTCAGAGTTCTAAAAGTTGGGTTAATACACCCTTAAACGATGGACTGCTCCAACTTATAGGTAAACCTGAAGTTAACGAAGAAGGCGTACAGATAGATAGCAAAATCTTTAATCTACCAAGCCAGTCGATGTGTTTACGATCGTTGAAATATTGGGTAAAACGAGCTAAAATTCAAAAGCATATCACCTGGCACTGCGCCCGACATTCGTTTGCAGTAAACATTTTAAATAACGGGGCAAATATTAAAACCGTTGCAAGCTTGCTGGGACATAGTGGCTTGCAGCACACCGAAAAATACACCCGTGCCGTTGATGAACTTAAGCAAAAAGCGATTGACAGTTTACCTGAATTAAAGATTTAA
- a CDS encoding helix-turn-helix domain-containing protein: MHTQNNQSFLITVVPQDWLEEMKEGLEEMKSLIIKQKETEFGEQWIESPKARQMLGVSAKTWQTYRDNRIIPFSQFGRKIYVKRQDLEDFLQSNYIPAK; the protein is encoded by the coding sequence ATGCATACACAAAACAATCAAAGTTTTTTAATCACAGTTGTCCCACAAGACTGGCTGGAAGAAATGAAAGAAGGGCTGGAAGAAATGAAAAGCCTTATCATCAAACAGAAGGAAACAGAATTTGGGGAACAATGGATCGAAAGTCCGAAGGCAAGGCAAATGCTGGGAGTAAGTGCAAAGACATGGCAGACCTACAGGGATAACAGGATCATTCCCTTTTCACAATTTGGAAGGAAAATCTATGTTAAAAGGCAGGATTTGGAAGATTTTTTGCAAAGCAATTACATACCAGCTAAATAA
- a CDS encoding site-specific integrase — protein sequence MATFRFEVNSKPNRQGKFTIFLCITSQGIRKRIKTTAEISNRDNFNFEAKNQKWIRSKEPQYKKLNETLSDELTNARQVYSDLKKEGRATSENIASKINYVEKTFSFFKFADDFAQETFDAGDYNTYKKYNTFLNKLKFFVNGRKPDELIKYKGKELQEVLSKFKKDLKFDEITLAFLNKFKAFLQKQPNSRNPKLTLHPNTISKQLDQFASLYNKGIKNLWGEGLKIDYNPFNDFEHTTTPTTKEKLSYEEIRTIQALKLDQGTMLWHCRNYFLFAFYCAGIRAGDLIQLRQSDIEEGRLEYKMGKNERQKSIRLLPEALDILNLYMNLDKPNTNYIFPLLDNNATYAIATTQEEKEQLPAQVKKKLLQQVNSKNSLINNYLQDIAKLAGINKKLTFHIARHSFANIARQKKANVYDISKALGHSSIKITETYLSNFDTISQDETMDKVFNSDTKEEILALLGKMKPEEMEILIGKIRGT from the coding sequence ATGGCTACTTTCAGATTTGAAGTAAATTCAAAGCCAAACAGGCAAGGCAAATTTACAATATTTCTTTGCATTACTTCACAGGGAATAAGAAAAAGGATAAAAACCACAGCTGAAATTTCAAACAGGGATAATTTTAATTTTGAAGCAAAGAACCAAAAATGGATCAGATCAAAAGAACCACAGTATAAAAAATTAAATGAAACCCTATCCGATGAATTAACCAATGCAAGGCAAGTCTATTCTGATTTGAAAAAAGAAGGCAGGGCTACTTCCGAAAATATTGCTTCCAAAATAAACTATGTAGAAAAAACATTCTCTTTCTTTAAATTTGCGGATGATTTTGCACAAGAAACATTTGATGCAGGGGACTATAACACATACAAGAAATATAATACCTTTTTAAATAAGTTGAAATTCTTTGTTAATGGCAGGAAGCCCGATGAACTGATAAAATACAAGGGGAAAGAGCTTCAGGAAGTTTTATCCAAATTCAAAAAAGACCTGAAATTTGATGAAATTACACTGGCATTTCTAAATAAATTCAAGGCATTTTTGCAAAAACAGCCAAATTCAAGAAATCCGAAATTAACACTACACCCCAACACAATCAGTAAACAACTGGATCAGTTTGCAAGCCTTTACAACAAGGGAATTAAGAACCTTTGGGGAGAAGGGCTGAAAATTGATTACAACCCCTTTAATGACTTTGAGCACACCACAACCCCCACCACTAAGGAAAAACTGTCTTATGAAGAAATAAGGACTATTCAGGCACTTAAACTGGATCAGGGGACAATGTTATGGCATTGCAGAAACTACTTCTTATTTGCATTCTATTGTGCCGGAATAAGGGCTGGGGATTTGATACAGTTAAGACAATCGGACATAGAAGAAGGAAGGCTGGAATATAAAATGGGAAAGAATGAAAGACAGAAATCTATCCGGTTACTTCCCGAAGCACTGGACATTCTAAATTTATACATGAATTTGGATAAACCTAATACAAATTATATTTTCCCTTTACTGGACAATAATGCTACTTATGCTATTGCAACCACACAAGAAGAAAAGGAACAGCTTCCGGCACAAGTCAAGAAGAAACTACTTCAGCAAGTAAACAGCAAAAACAGCCTAATAAATAACTATTTGCAGGACATTGCCAAACTGGCCGGGATTAATAAGAAACTTACATTTCACATTGCCCGGCACTCATTTGCAAACATTGCCCGGCAGAAGAAAGCAAATGTTTACGACATAAGCAAGGCACTGGGACACTCTTCCATTAAAATAACAGAAACATATCTTTCCAACTTTGACACAATAAGCCAGGATGAAACAATGGACAAAGTATTTAATTCAGATACAAAGGAAGAGATATTGGCATTACTGGGAAAAATGAAGCCTGAAGAAATGGAAATCCTAATCGGGAAGATCAGGGGGACATAA
- a CDS encoding Fic family protein yields MKDFVSGKYINQGYYKSFQPGFINRRWQVDDMHLLSLLSQADRHLGRLDMYSQYVNIDLFIQMHIAKEAIQSSKIEGTQTNMEEIFLDKDEIKKEKRDDWEEVQNYILAMNEAVLQLHRLPFSSRLIKQTHKVLLQGVRGEQKQPGEYRTSQNWIGGATINDAVFVPPVHTSVAELMSDIEKFAHDELNHLPDLLKAAIIHYQFETIHPFLDGNGRVGRLLITLYLVDKGILKRPILYLSDFFERNRMLYYDNLMRVRTHNDMNQWLKFFLTGIIETAKKGVTTFDGIMMLQKEIDRKLKEFGNRSGDAYKVIDYLYNRPTIDAQKVAKVIDKSPRTAYKLIETLEQAEVIKEITGAERGRIYLFEDYINLFED; encoded by the coding sequence ATGAAAGACTTTGTTTCCGGCAAATATATCAATCAGGGATATTATAAAAGTTTTCAACCCGGCTTTATTAACAGGCGCTGGCAGGTTGACGATATGCATCTGCTCAGCCTGCTTAGTCAGGCAGACAGGCATCTTGGGAGGTTGGATATGTATTCTCAGTACGTCAATATAGACCTGTTCATTCAGATGCATATTGCCAAAGAAGCTATTCAATCGTCAAAAATCGAAGGTACGCAAACCAATATGGAGGAGATTTTTTTAGATAAAGATGAGATAAAAAAAGAAAAACGCGACGACTGGGAAGAAGTGCAAAATTATATTCTTGCCATGAACGAAGCAGTTTTGCAGCTGCACAGATTACCTTTTTCGAGCCGTCTTATCAAGCAAACGCACAAAGTATTGCTTCAGGGTGTTCGTGGTGAACAGAAACAACCGGGAGAATACCGCACCAGTCAAAATTGGATAGGCGGAGCTACTATAAATGATGCCGTATTTGTACCGCCCGTACATACTTCTGTTGCTGAATTGATGTCGGATATAGAAAAATTTGCCCACGACGAACTGAATCATTTGCCGGATTTGCTCAAAGCCGCCATTATTCACTATCAGTTTGAAACCATCCATCCCTTTTTGGATGGCAATGGACGTGTTGGCAGATTACTTATCACGCTTTATTTGGTGGACAAAGGGATATTAAAACGACCGATTTTGTATTTATCCGATTTTTTTGAGCGTAATAGAATGTTGTATTACGATAATTTAATGCGGGTACGCACGCATAACGATATGAATCAATGGTTGAAGTTTTTCCTGACCGGAATCATCGAAACTGCGAAAAAAGGAGTGACTACTTTTGACGGTATCATGATGCTGCAAAAAGAGATTGACCGCAAACTGAAAGAATTTGGAAACCGAAGCGGCGATGCCTACAAAGTGATAGACTATCTCTACAACCGCCCGACCATCGACGCACAAAAAGTGGCAAAAGTAATTGACAAATCACCACGAACAGCCTACAAACTGATAGAAACGCTGGAACAAGCCGAGGTAATCAAAGAGATTACTGGCGCTGAAAGAGGAAGGATTTACCTGTTTGAAGATTATATAAACTTATTTGAAGATTAA
- a CDS encoding polyphosphate kinase 2 family protein has protein sequence MDFDYGKFKVKPGSKVNLKNFATSEDGGFDKKSARKEIENNIKQLKDLQEMFYADDRYSLLIILQARDAAGKDGVIRHVMSGINPQGCRVHSFKTPTKNELEHDYMWRHYRALPERGMIEIFNRSHYENVLATKVNPQWILNERIPGYSSVDEIDQQFWENRYAAVNAIEKHWYDNGMRILKFFLNVSKEEQKERFLARLDEPDKNWKFSSADLQARSQWNKYDEAFEEMLEKTSKPYAPWYVIPADKKFFARVAVGDIILELFKSLDLHYPPAESPEVLARAREQLMSE, from the coding sequence ATGGATTTTGATTACGGTAAATTTAAGGTAAAGCCCGGTTCAAAAGTGAACCTGAAGAATTTTGCCACCTCCGAGGATGGCGGGTTCGATAAGAAATCTGCCAGAAAAGAGATTGAAAACAACATCAAGCAACTGAAAGACCTGCAGGAGATGTTTTACGCCGATGACCGCTACTCGTTGTTAATCATTTTGCAGGCGCGGGACGCAGCGGGAAAGGACGGGGTTATCCGTCACGTGATGTCGGGCATCAATCCCCAGGGATGCCGGGTGCACAGCTTCAAGACTCCCACGAAGAACGAGTTGGAACACGATTACATGTGGCGCCACTACAGGGCGTTGCCTGAGCGGGGGATGATTGAGATCTTCAACCGCTCACATTACGAGAACGTGTTAGCCACCAAAGTAAATCCCCAGTGGATTCTCAATGAACGTATCCCCGGGTACAGTTCTGTAGATGAGATTGATCAACAATTTTGGGAAAACCGTTACGCGGCTGTCAATGCTATTGAAAAGCACTGGTACGACAACGGCATGCGCATTTTAAAGTTTTTCCTCAACGTATCGAAAGAAGAACAAAAGGAGCGTTTCCTCGCAAGGCTTGACGAGCCGGATAAAAACTGGAAATTCAGTTCTGCCGACTTGCAGGCCCGCTCGCAATGGAATAAGTACGATGAAGCGTTTGAAGAGATGTTGGAAAAAACGTCGAAACCCTATGCTCCGTGGTACGTGATTCCTGCCGACAAGAAATTTTTTGCCCGTGTTGCTGTCGGCGATATAATTCTGGAATTGTTTAAATCGCTTGACCTTCACTATCCTCCTGCAGAGTCACCCGAAGTGCTCGCCAGGGCACGGGAGCAATTAATGAGCGAATAG